CGAGGTTCGGCCTTCACCACCACCCAACGGGTGATCGACCGGGTTCATCGACACGCCACGGTTATGCGGCCGCCGGCCCAGCCAGCGATTACGCCCGGCCTTGCCAAGTTCCTGGTTCGAATGGTCCGGGTTCGACACCGCACCGATCGTCGCCATGCACTCGCCACGGATCAACCGCAGCTCGCCCGACATCAGCTTGACCTGGGCATAGCCCTGATCCTTGCCGACCAGCTGCGCAAACGTCCCCGCCGACCGCGCCATCTTGCCGCCGGCGCCCGCCTTCAGCTCGATGTTGCAAATGATCGTGCCGACCGGAATGGCAGACAGCGGCATCGCATTGCCCGGCTTGATATCGACCTTCAAGCCAGACACCACCTGATCGCCAACCTTGAGCCGCTGCGGTGCCAGAATGTACGAAAGCTCGCCATCGGCATATTTCACCAGCGCCAGGAACGCCGAACGATTCGGATCATATTCCAACCGCTCGACAATCGCCGCCACATCGAATTTGCGGCGCTTGAAATCGACCAACCGGTAAGTCCGCTTGTGTCCGCCGCCCCGGAAATAGCTAGTGGTACGGCCATGATTGTTGCGCCCGCCGGTGGAGTGCTTGCCCTCGGTCAAACCCTTGACCGGCTTGCCCTTCCACAATTCCGAGCGATCGATCAGAACGGTGCCGCGCAGGCTCGCCGTGACCGGTTTAAAATGTTTCAATGCCATCGGATTCGCCTTACGCCAGACGCGTCGTGAAATCGATCGACTGGCCTTCGGCCAGCGTCACGAACGCTTTTTTCATGTCAGACCGCTTGCCCGGCCGACCCTTGAAGCGCTTCGCCTTGCCCTTCTGGATCAGCGTGTTCACGCCAGTCACCTTCACGCCGAACAACCCCTCGACCGAGGCCTTGATCATCGGCTTGGTCGCATCGATCGCAACCTTGAACCCGACCTGGTTCCGCTCCGAAAGGGCGGTCGCCTTCTCGGTGATCAGCGGTCCGCGGATCACATCGAACATCGCCTCGCGCGACAACACGGGCTTCTTTGCCGCCGGTGCCTTGCTCACACTGGTGCTCATGCCGCGATCTCCTCATGCGAGGCTTCGCCAGCCGGAACTTTCCCCGCCAGGCGCAGCTTCAAACCCTCAAGACCGGCCGTCGTGATCGCCAGAATATCGTGGTGCAGAATGTCATACACGTTCGCCCCCACCACCGGCAGCACATCGATCCCGATCAGATTGCGGCTCGCCCGGGCAAACCCGTCATCGACCACCGCATCGACCACCAAAGTCCGGCCCCAGCCGAGCTTCTTGATCTTGCTGCTCAGCTCGGACGTCTTGGCGACACCCGCAACCGTATCCAGCACGACCAGCTTGCCCTCGAGCGCCTTCTGCGACAGCGCAAAAATCAACCCAAGCCGGCGCACCTTCTTGTTCAGCGAATACCCATGATCCCGCACGACCGGACCATGCACCACACCACCGGTACGGAACTGCGGCGCGCGCAACGAACCCTGGCGCGCATTACCGGTACCCTTCTGACGGAACGGCTTCTTCGTGGTGCCCTGCACCTCGCCCATGCCCTTGGTCTTGTGCGTGCCGACGCGGCGCTTCGCCAGCTGCCAATGCACGACACGCGCCATGATATCCGGCCGCGGCGCCATCCCGAAATACTCTTCCGGCAGTTCGATCTTGCCGGCGGTCTCGGCTTGCAGATTATAAATATCGTATTCCATCGTCTCAGCCTTTCAACGCGGCAGGATAGGCCGCATCGGCCGGACGGGCTTTCTTCACCGCGTCACGCACAAACACATAGCCGTTCTTCGCACCGGGAATGCCGCCCTTGATCATGATCAGGCCGCGCGCCTCATCGACCGCTGCAATCTCCAGATTCATCGTGGTGATCCGCTTGTCACCCAGATGACCCGCCATCTTCTTGTTCTTGAAGGTCTTGCCCGGATCCTGACGATTACCGGTCGAGCCCAGCGAACGATGGCTGATCGAAACGCCATGCGAGGCTTCAAGACCAGCAAAGTTCCAGCGCTTCATGCCGCCGGCAAACCCCTTGCCCTTGCTGATGCCCGCGACGTCGACCTTCTGGCCCGCCGCGAAATGCGTGGGCGACAGCACCGCACCGGTCTCCAGCACGGCATCATCCGCCACGCGGAACTCAACCAGCTTCATCGCCGGTTCGACCTTCGCGTTCGCATAATGACCCTTCATCGGCTTGGACACATTCTTGGTCTTGGCATGGCCAAACCCCAGCTGAACCGCCGCATAGCCGTCGGATTCCACAGTCTTCGCCATCACCACCCGCACGTCGTCCATGTGCAGAACTGTGACCGGCACATGGGTGCCGTCATCCCTGAACAACCGGGTCATCCCCAGCTTCTTTGCAATAATACCGGTGCGCATCACACTACTTCCAGATATCAGATCTTGATTTCGACATCGACGCCGGCCGCAAGGTCGAGCTTCATCAGCGCGTCAACCGTCTGCGGGGTCGGATCGACAATGTCGAGCAGCCGCAGATGAGTGCGGATTTCGAATTGCTCACGGCTCTTCTTGTCGACATGTGGCGAACGGTTGACGGTGAAACGCTCGATATGCGTCGGCAGGGGAATCGGTCCCCGAACCTGCGCGCCCGTCCGCCGTGCGGTGTTCACGATCTCCTTGGTGCTGTTGTCGAGCACCCGGTGATCATACGCCTTGAGGCGAATACGGATATTCTGATTGTCCATCGTACAAACCTATAGTCGTTACAAAGAGCGGGGGTAGAAAGCCAAAAAACCACCCCGCCCACCGGCTTGAACCGGAAGGCGGGGCTGTATCAAACCGAAGTCTACTTCGTGACCTTGGCAACGACGCCCGAACCAACGGTCCGGCCGCCTTCACGAATGGCGAAACGCAAGCCCTCATCCATCGCGATCGGCGCGATCAGCTCGACGTCCACGGTCACGTTGTCGCCCGGCATCACCATCTCGACGCCATCCGGCAAGGTCACCACACCGGTCACATCGGTGGTGCGGAAGTAAAACTGCGGGCGGTAGTTGGTAAAGAACGGCGTATGACGGCCACCCTCTTCCTTGTTCAGAATATACACCGAACCCGAGAAATTGGTGTGCGGCGTGATCGAACCCGGCGCCGCCAGAACCTGGCCACGCTCGACATCTTCACGCTTCGTGCCGCGCAGCAGCGCACCAATGTTATCGCCTGCCTGGCCCTGATCGAGCAGCTTGCGGAACATTTCAACGCCGGTGACGATCGTCTTCACGGTGGCCTTCAGACCCACGATCTCGACTTCGTCGCCAACCTTGACAATGCCGCGCTCGACGCGGCCGGTCACCACGGTGCCACGACCCGAGATCGAGAACACGTCTTCAACCGGCATCAGGAACGGCTTGTCGATCGGGCGTTCCGGCTGCGGAATATACGCATCGACCGCCGCCATCAGCTCGATCACGGCCTGCTCGCCGATTTCCTGCTGCTTGTCTTCCAGCGCGCACAGCGCCGAACCCTTGATGATGGGAATATCATCGCCGGGATATTCATACTTGTTCAGCAGATCGCGCACTTCCATCTCGACCAGCTCAACAAGGTCGGGATCGGCCATGTCCATCTTGTTCAGGAACACGACGAGCGCCGGCACGCCAACCTGACGGGCGAGCAGGATATGCTCCCGGGTCTGCGGCATCGGGCCATCGGCGGCCGAAACCACCAGAATGGCACCGTCCATCTGCGCCGCACCGGTAATCATGTTCTTCACATAGTCAGCATGGCCGGGGCAATCGACATGGGCATAATGCCGGTTCGCCGTCTCGTACTCGACATGCGCGGTCGCGATCGTGATGCCACGAGCGCGTTCTTCCGGCGCCGCATCGATGCTATCATAGGCGCGGAACGTCGCCCCGCCCGACTTTGCCAGCACCTTGGTAATGGCCGCGGTGAGCGACGTCTTGCCATGATCGACGTGGCCGATCGTACCGATGTTGCAGTGCGGCTTGTTCCGCTCGAATTTAGCCTTGGCCATGGGTATCTCCGTCTCGTATTAGGGTCAGCGCCGCATCAGACCGGCGACAGATCAGTTTCCGTTTACCAGCGATAATGGCTGAACGCCTTGTTGGCTTCGGCCATGCGATGCGTGTCTTCACGCTTCTTGACTGCCGCACCACGGTTGTTCACCGCATCCAGCAATTCGTTCGACAACCGGTCTTCCATCGTATGCTCGCCACGCTTGCGTGCACTCTCGATGATCCAGCGGATCGCCAAAGCCTGGCGCCGCTCGGTCCGCACTTCGACCGGAACCTGATACGTCGCACCACCAACCCGGCGCGACCGCACCTCGATCGCTGGCTTCACATTATCCAACGCCTCGTGAAACATCCGAACCGGATCGGCGTTGTTGCCGCCCCGCTTCTTCAAACTATCGAGCGCGCCGTAAACAATGCTCTCAGCGGCCGATTTCTTGCCATCGTACATCAGTACGTTCATGAAGCGATTGATCACCACGTCTCCGAATTTCGGATCGGGCAAAACCTCGCGCTTGGTCGCGGAATGACGTCTGCTCACGAACTCTCTCCTTACTTCGGCCGCTTCGCGCCATACAGCGAACGACGCTGACGACGCTTGGCAATGCCCTGGGTATCGAGCACGCCACGCAGAATATGATAACGCACGCCCGGCAAATCCTTCACGCGACCACCACGGATCAGCACCACCGAGTGCTCCTGCAGATTATGCCCCTCACCCGGAATGTAACTCACTACCTCGTAACCGTTGGTCAGACGCACCTTGGCAACCTTACGCAACGCCGAGTTCGGCTTCTTCGGGGTCGTGGTATAAACGCGGGTGCAAACACCGCGCTTCTGCGGGCAGTTCTGCAGCGCCGGCACCTTGTTGCGCTTGGCCCGAACTTCACGCCCCTTGGCGATCAACTGATTGATAGTCGGCATGCACTCGTCGTCCTTCTGGCCTAAATCCGTCTCGCCGGCGCCACCCGTCGCGCGCTCATACAAACACCGCAGGGCGGAGAATACTCCACCTGCGGCAACCCAGACCCGCAACCTAAGTCACCCCTGTGAGCGACGGCGCCGCAAGCATGAGAATAATGAACGGCGCGACCGGAACGCCCCGCGTCTCGCTGAGACGCAACCCTTAAGAGGCGACTGCGGCAGAGTCAAGTCGATTCCCGCCCCAGGAAGGCCGGGATTTTGGCCTGATCGGACTGGGGCTCTTGGCCTTGCCCTCTCTAATGGTTTTCCAGCGCGCGCTGACGATGATGGATCACACGACGACCGAGGTAGGCGGCCAGATGATGGGTATGACAGGCTCAAAGCCGCACCCGGAGTCCCGAACGCCGTCTCAGGCTGACTCCGGATAATTGGCCGCACACTCGCGCAGTGCGGATCGACAAAGCCGATTGATACATTATGCCCCTTATTGTGCGGAGATTGGCTTCACAAGCGAAGAAGATCGTGGCGCTGGGAGGCTTTCCGTTCGCTGTAACGGTCGACGAGATAGGCAGTGCGATCGCGCAGCAACCAGGTGAATCGGAGCAGTTCCTCCATGACGTCGACCACACGGTCGTAATACGGAGAGGGCAGCATCCGGCCGGACTCGTCGAATTGTTCGTAGGCCTTCGCGACACTCGACTGATTGGGGATGGTGACCATCCGCATCCAGCGTCCGAGCAGGCGGAGTGTGTTGACGGCGTTAAAGCTCTGCGATCCTCCCGAGACCTGCATCACGGCGAGGACGCGACCCTGGGTCGGGCGGACAGCGCCGAGTTCCAGCGGGATCCAGTCGATCTGGTTTTTCATCACCCCGGTAATCGCGCCGTGCATTTCCGGGCTGCACCAGACCTGGGCCTCGGACCAGACCGACAGGTTGCGCAGTTCCTGCACCTTGGGATGGTCGGGTGGAACAGTGTTGGTCACGGGCAGGTCACGCGGGTCGAAAATGCGGGTTTCTGCCCCCATGAAATCGAGCAGGCGGGCGGCTTCCTCAATCAGCAGGCGGGAATAGGATCGGGTGCGCAGCGAGCCGTAAAGCAGCAGGACTCGGGGCTTATGAATGGCGCGCACCGCAGGTTCGAGGTGCGCGAAATCGGGCGGATTGAGGAGATCGGGCAGCAAGGCGGGCAGATCATCCATGGGTACTTGATCCCACGATCGGCAACCACAGGGCGAGCGCTGTGAGAGTGGCGATCAGGACAGGCGGGGTGATGAGCAGGCCGATCTTCATGTATTTTCCCCATGTGATGGTGGTCCCCTTTTGCGCGAGCACATGAAGCCATAGCAGGGTGGCAAGGCTGCCGATCGGGGTGAATTTCGGGCCAAGGTCGCAGCCGATGATATTCGCGTAAATCATGGCCTCGCGAATAGGCGGGGCGACGTGTGGCAGATGGTTGATGGCCAATGCGCCGACCAGCACGCTCGGCATGTTGTTCATGATCGATGACAACAGGGCAGCCAGAATGCCGGTACCGAACGAGGCTGTCCATATGCCATGCGCTGCGAACAACCGGAGCGCCCGGGCGATGTCGTTGGTGAGCCCGGCATTGCGCAGGCCATACACCACCAGATACATTCCGAGGCTGAAGATCACGACCTGCCAGGGCGCACCGCGCAGGACCCGGTGGATATCGATGACTGGAGCACTACGAGTGCCCAGGCGCCCGGCGATAGCCAACAGTGCGACGGCGCCGATGATCGTGACAAAGGAAACCGGCACACCGAACGGTGCCGTAATAAAATATGCAGCCAACAACAGTAGTAGAACCGGCCAGGCGGCCCGGAACACCAGCGGATCGCGGATGGCGGATGCAGGGACATCGAGTGCTGCAACGACATAGGTTCGGTCCGCAGTACGGTGGTACATCGTGCCTAGAACCGCGAGGGTCACGATCACCGACACAACATCAATCGGGACCATCACCGTCGCGTAGCGGGTGAAGCCGATTTTGAAAAAATTGGCGCTGACGATGTTGACCAGATTAGAGATCACCAGAGGCAGGCTGGTGGTATCGGCGACGAAGCCGGTTGCGATGATGAAGGCGAGCGCGGCGGCGGGTGGGAATTCGAGACTGACCAGGATCGCCATCACGATCGGGGTGAGCAGCAGGGCGGCGCCGTCATTGGCAAACACGGCGGCAATGGCCGCACCGAGCAGGACGATCAGCGGCAGCAGAATGCGACCGCGTCCGCGACCCCAGCGGGCGACATGAAGTGCTGCCCACCGGAACAACCCGGCTTCATCAAGCAGGAGCGAAATGATGATCAGGGCGACAAAAGTGAAGGACGCGTTCCAGACGATGTGCCATACGGTGGGAATATTACGCCAGTGGACGACGCCGAGTGCAAGATCGACGAACGCGCCAGCCATGGCGCTCCAGCCGATGCCGAGGCCGCGTGGTTGCCAGATGACGAATATCAGGGTGGCGATGAAGAGCGCGAGAGCGAGCATGGGACCTTGGCGATAATCGTTTCCCTGGAAGAAAGACCCGAAGAATGTCCGGTCGTTCAGGACAGGAGGGATTTAACCGTCTCCGAGGGGCGGCAGAGTTTAACCACGGTCGGCGTGACCACGATGGGTCGGTTGATCAGAATGGGGTGGGCCATCATGGCGTCGAGCAACGCGTCGTCGGTCAGGGACAGGTCATTAAGCCTTAGTTCGGCATAGGGCGTATCCTTCTCACGCAGCAGGGCGCGGACCGGGATACCCATACGGGCGATCAGTTCGATCAGTTCGGCGCGGGTGGGCGGGGTTTTCAAATATTCGATGATCGTGGGCTCGATGCCCGCTTCCCGGATAAAGCCAAGCACGTTGCGCGAGGTGCCGCAGGCAGGATTGTGGTAAATGGCGACATTCATGCGGATCGAGGGATCACAGTGATCGTTGATGCGGGACGCGCGGGATTGCAGACTGGCGTACAGGACGCCTCGTCCTGACCGCAGCAATTCCGGACCAGAAAGCCAATCAACGCGTTCATGGCGGCGAAATCAGCGGCGTAGATGATCTGACGGCTTGCGCGGCGCTGGGTGACGATGCCAGCTCGCAACAGGGATTGGACATGAAACGTCAACGAAGAGGGGGCGACACCTATCCGCGCGGCGATGTCTCCCGCCGCCATCCCAGGCGGGCCGGCCTCGACCAGCAAGCGGTACGCGGCCAGACGATGCTGGTGGGCAAGGGCGGCCAGCGCGGTGACCATCCAAGTCGCGTCGGCGGATGAATGATCTGCCAATGAATTCGATAATTCCATAAACAATGAATTATCGAATTCTGCCAGATTGGTCAATTGGTCAGGAAAAACCAACCACTTGATGAGGCACGTAGGGTGCCTCAAGGCGAACGATCTCGTCCTCGCTCAGCTTGATTTTCACCGCAGCGACGGCGTCATTCAGATGCTCGATTTTGGTGGCTCCGATGATCGGCGATGTGATGCCCGGTTTGCCCAGGACCCAGGCCAGGGCAATCTGAGCGCGCGACAAGCCGCGCCCACCCGCCACGGCTGCGACCGCTTCGACGACCTTGCGATCGGCGTCCTGGGTGCCGGCGTAGAGGGTTTTGCCGAATTCGTCGGTTTCGGAGCGCGCGCTACTGGTATCCCAGTCGCGGGTAAGGCGACCGCGAGCCAACGGACTCCACGGGATCACGCCGATGCCTTCGGCGCGGCAGAGTGGCAACATCTCCCGTTCTTCCTCGCGATAGAGCAAATTGACGTAATTCTGCATGCTGACGAAACGAGTCCAGCCGTGGCGTTCGGCGATTGCCAATGCCTGGGCAAATTGCCAAGCGTACATCGAGGATGCACCGATATAGCGGGCCTTGCCGGCTTTCACGACATCATGCAGCGCTTCGAGAGTTTCCTCGATCGGGGTGCGATAATCCCAGCGGTGGATCTGGTAGAGATCGACATGATCGGTGCCGAGGCGGCGCAGGCTGTTATCGATTTCGGCCATGATCGCGCGGCGCGACAGCCCGGCACCATTGGGCCCCTTGTGCATCCGGCCATTCACCTTGGTCGCGATCACCACATCGTGACGGCTTGTGAAATCCTTCAGAGCACGCCCGACGATTTCCTCGCTGGTGCCATCGGAATAAACGTTGGCAGTGTCGAAGAAGTTAATACCGGCTTCGAGCGCCGCCTTGATGAAGGGGCGACTGGTGGCTTCGTCGAGCGTCCAGGCGTGCGGGCCGCGATCGGGAACACCATAACTCATGCAACCCAGGCAGATCCGTGAGACATCAAGGCCGGTGTGGCCCAGTTTGACGTATTCCATACGTGATTGATCCTTTGCACGATGCTTTCACCCATATGAGCATGGGTGGTCCGCGATCCACCCCTTGTCGGAGCGTCGGGCTTCACGGACATGAGGGACTTGAACCAGCAATATGAGGACAGCACGATGCAATACCGCAACCTCGGCCGCTCAGGACTGAAGGTGTCACCGCTTTGCCTCGGTACGATGATGTTCGGCGGCGCGACCGATGAGGCGACAGCGCGGCGGA
This sequence is a window from Acidiphilium acidophilum. Protein-coding genes within it:
- the rplB gene encoding 50S ribosomal protein L2, producing the protein MALKHFKPVTASLRGTVLIDRSELWKGKPVKGLTEGKHSTGGRNNHGRTTSYFRGGGHKRTYRLVDFKRRKFDVAAIVERLEYDPNRSAFLALVKYADGELSYILAPQRLKVGDQVVSGLKVDIKPGNAMPLSAIPVGTIICNIELKAGAGGKMARSAGTFAQLVGKDQGYAQVKLMSGELRLIRGECMATIGAVSNPDHSNQELGKAGRNRWLGRRPHNRGVSMNPVDHPLGGGEGRTSGGRHPVTPWGKPTKGYKTRSNKRTDDLIIRRRKVGKG
- a CDS encoding 50S ribosomal protein L23, whose amino-acid sequence is MSREAMFDVIRGPLITEKATALSERNQVGFKVAIDATKPMIKASVEGLFGVKVTGVNTLIQKGKAKRFKGRPGKRSDMKKAFVTLAEGQSIDFTTRLA
- the rplD gene encoding 50S ribosomal protein L4 — protein: MEYDIYNLQAETAGKIELPEEYFGMAPRPDIMARVVHWQLAKRRVGTHKTKGMGEVQGTTKKPFRQKGTGNARQGSLRAPQFRTGGVVHGPVVRDHGYSLNKKVRRLGLIFALSQKALEGKLVVLDTVAGVAKTSELSSKIKKLGWGRTLVVDAVVDDGFARASRNLIGIDVLPVVGANVYDILHHDILAITTAGLEGLKLRLAGKVPAGEASHEEIAA
- the rplC gene encoding 50S ribosomal protein L3; protein product: MRTGIIAKKLGMTRLFRDDGTHVPVTVLHMDDVRVVMAKTVESDGYAAVQLGFGHAKTKNVSKPMKGHYANAKVEPAMKLVEFRVADDAVLETGAVLSPTHFAAGQKVDVAGISKGKGFAGGMKRWNFAGLEASHGVSISHRSLGSTGNRQDPGKTFKNKKMAGHLGDKRITTMNLEIAAVDEARGLIMIKGGIPGAKNGYVFVRDAVKKARPADAAYPAALKG
- the rpsJ gene encoding 30S ribosomal protein S10, encoding MDNQNIRIRLKAYDHRVLDNSTKEIVNTARRTGAQVRGPIPLPTHIERFTVNRSPHVDKKSREQFEIRTHLRLLDIVDPTPQTVDALMKLDLAAGVDVEIKI
- the tuf gene encoding elongation factor Tu; amino-acid sequence: MAKAKFERNKPHCNIGTIGHVDHGKTSLTAAITKVLAKSGGATFRAYDSIDAAPEERARGITIATAHVEYETANRHYAHVDCPGHADYVKNMITGAAQMDGAILVVSAADGPMPQTREHILLARQVGVPALVVFLNKMDMADPDLVELVEMEVRDLLNKYEYPGDDIPIIKGSALCALEDKQQEIGEQAVIELMAAVDAYIPQPERPIDKPFLMPVEDVFSISGRGTVVTGRVERGIVKVGDEVEIVGLKATVKTIVTGVEMFRKLLDQGQAGDNIGALLRGTKREDVERGQVLAAPGSITPHTNFSGSVYILNKEEGGRHTPFFTNYRPQFYFRTTDVTGVVTLPDGVEMVMPGDNVTVDVELIAPIAMDEGLRFAIREGGRTVGSGVVAKVTK
- the rpsG gene encoding 30S ribosomal protein S7, which translates into the protein MSRRHSATKREVLPDPKFGDVVINRFMNVLMYDGKKSAAESIVYGALDSLKKRGGNNADPVRMFHEALDNVKPAIEVRSRRVGGATYQVPVEVRTERRQALAIRWIIESARKRGEHTMEDRLSNELLDAVNNRGAAVKKREDTHRMAEANKAFSHYRW
- the rpsL gene encoding 30S ribosomal protein S12; this encodes MPTINQLIAKGREVRAKRNKVPALQNCPQKRGVCTRVYTTTPKKPNSALRKVAKVRLTNGYEVVSYIPGEGHNLQEHSVVLIRGGRVKDLPGVRYHILRGVLDTQGIAKRRQRRSLYGAKRPK
- the arsH gene encoding arsenical resistance protein ArsH, which codes for MDDLPALLPDLLNPPDFAHLEPAVRAIHKPRVLLLYGSLRTRSYSRLLIEEAARLLDFMGAETRIFDPRDLPVTNTVPPDHPKVQELRNLSVWSEAQVWCSPEMHGAITGVMKNQIDWIPLELGAVRPTQGRVLAVMQVSGGSQSFNAVNTLRLLGRWMRMVTIPNQSSVAKAYEQFDESGRMLPSPYYDRVVDVMEELLRFTWLLRDRTAYLVDRYSERKASQRHDLLRL
- a CDS encoding arsenic transporter, giving the protein MLALALFIATLIFVIWQPRGLGIGWSAMAGAFVDLALGVVHWRNIPTVWHIVWNASFTFVALIIISLLLDEAGLFRWAALHVARWGRGRGRILLPLIVLLGAAIAAVFANDGAALLLTPIVMAILVSLEFPPAAALAFIIATGFVADTTSLPLVISNLVNIVSANFFKIGFTRYATVMVPIDVVSVIVTLAVLGTMYHRTADRTYVVAALDVPASAIRDPLVFRAAWPVLLLLLAAYFITAPFGVPVSFVTIIGAVALLAIAGRLGTRSAPVIDIHRVLRGAPWQVVIFSLGMYLVVYGLRNAGLTNDIARALRLFAAHGIWTASFGTGILAALLSSIMNNMPSVLVGALAINHLPHVAPPIREAMIYANIIGCDLGPKFTPIGSLATLLWLHVLAQKGTTITWGKYMKIGLLITPPVLIATLTALALWLPIVGSSTHG
- a CDS encoding ArsR/SmtB family transcription factor: MVTALAALAHQHRLAAYRLLVEAGPPGMAAGDIAARIGVAPSSLTFHVQSLLRAGIVTQRRASRQIIYAADFAAMNALIGFLVRNCCGQDEASCTPVCNPARPASTITVIPRSA
- a CDS encoding aldo/keto reductase, whose product is MEYVKLGHTGLDVSRICLGCMSYGVPDRGPHAWTLDEATSRPFIKAALEAGINFFDTANVYSDGTSEEIVGRALKDFTSRHDVVIATKVNGRMHKGPNGAGLSRRAIMAEIDNSLRRLGTDHVDLYQIHRWDYRTPIEETLEALHDVVKAGKARYIGASSMYAWQFAQALAIAERHGWTRFVSMQNYVNLLYREEEREMLPLCRAEGIGVIPWSPLARGRLTRDWDTSSARSETDEFGKTLYAGTQDADRKVVEAVAAVAGGRGLSRAQIALAWVLGKPGITSPIIGATKIEHLNDAVAAVKIKLSEDEIVRLEAPYVPHQVVGFS